A genomic stretch from Glaciecola nitratireducens FR1064 includes:
- a CDS encoding ATP-binding protein yields the protein MRLAKFNPFNSLFGRVFVWFWTALLVILVSAFFLTKQLTDVLEVNAVSEKQEMEAGATIQRLSKVLLRSSNLHQSLRRLGKRNGLQIVAINTKTEQLRTSFPGPLAGNVNELKAFVESDAPLLIRLNNMEFVGPYSLSFKQEEYEVYVGRLLMRSERNVMSRSKVATAGLVLAIFLSTVFCFVLVLSITKPLGALRSASNRLAKGDLTTRIQGLESRKDEIGHLANDFNTMASRLQSLIDGQKTLMANVSHELRTPLTRLQLAVALLEGQLSTESDNTSRDLNEKHLARIESEIIKMDQMIGQVLTLAKINASQQSIDLQEVSLSSLLKDVLHDASFEAEALRKKLTISAIPDLVIHADMRLLISAVENILRNAIRFAKKEVSCEFNITLCELAANESTSGKFSTECIEIKITDDGLGMTGIELDTVFDPFFRGSHQVHEVSKGAGLGLSIAKAAIEMHGGQIFAQARDIKLAEASPLSGLSVIIQLPIVRKST from the coding sequence ATGCGGCTTGCTAAGTTTAATCCTTTCAATTCGCTATTTGGACGCGTTTTTGTTTGGTTCTGGACTGCTTTGCTCGTTATTTTAGTCAGCGCGTTCTTTTTGACAAAACAACTTACGGACGTGTTGGAAGTTAATGCAGTGAGCGAAAAGCAAGAAATGGAGGCCGGTGCAACAATTCAGCGTCTCAGTAAAGTCTTGTTGCGCAGTAGTAATTTGCATCAATCTTTGCGCAGATTGGGCAAGCGGAATGGGCTTCAGATAGTAGCAATTAATACTAAAACAGAGCAACTTCGTACTAGCTTTCCAGGACCATTGGCAGGCAACGTCAACGAATTAAAAGCTTTCGTTGAAAGTGATGCACCACTGCTAATAAGACTCAATAATATGGAATTCGTTGGGCCTTATAGTCTTAGTTTTAAGCAGGAAGAATACGAGGTGTATGTTGGCCGCCTTTTGATGCGCTCAGAGAGGAATGTGATGTCTCGCTCTAAAGTTGCTACAGCGGGTTTAGTGTTGGCTATTTTTCTGAGCACAGTGTTTTGCTTTGTTTTGGTTTTGAGTATCACAAAGCCCCTTGGCGCACTGCGTTCTGCTAGCAATCGATTGGCTAAAGGCGATTTGACCACACGCATTCAAGGACTAGAGAGTAGGAAAGACGAGATAGGTCATTTGGCTAACGATTTTAATACGATGGCGTCTCGTCTACAAAGTCTGATCGATGGGCAGAAGACATTGATGGCAAACGTATCCCATGAATTGCGCACACCTCTGACCCGCCTGCAGCTTGCGGTCGCTCTGTTAGAGGGGCAACTGAGTACGGAATCTGACAATACATCGAGAGATTTAAATGAAAAACATTTGGCACGTATTGAAAGTGAAATAATCAAGATGGATCAGATGATTGGACAAGTACTAACATTGGCAAAAATTAATGCTTCTCAGCAATCTATTGATTTGCAGGAAGTAAGCTTAAGTTCGTTGCTAAAAGATGTCCTTCACGACGCAAGCTTTGAGGCAGAGGCATTGAGAAAGAAGCTTACGATCAGCGCTATTCCAGATCTTGTGATACACGCTGACATGCGTTTACTAATCAGTGCAGTCGAAAATATTCTTCGAAATGCCATTCGTTTTGCTAAAAAGGAGGTTAGCTGTGAATTTAATATTACTTTGTGTGAATTAGCTGCAAATGAGTCAACTTCCGGTAAATTCAGCACAGAATGTATTGAAATTAAGATAACGGACGATGGTTTGGGTATGACTGGGATTGAACTCGACACCGTGTTTGATCCCTTTTTCCGTGGCAGCCATCAAGTGCATGAAGTAAGTAAAGGCGCTGGACTTGGTTTATCTATCGCCAAGGCAGCGATTGAAATGCATGGTGGTCAGATTTTTGCGCAGGCTCGCGATATAAAACTCGCAGAAGCATCGCCTTTGTCTGGCTTATCAGTAATAATACAGCTTCCGATTGTCCGAAAATCAACATAG
- a CDS encoding alpha/beta fold hydrolase → MSENQHSDDMQLTKETELPEKFDSVIKPWFKTKMTSGFWTLADGTSLHYRYAHHSAAKSIIVISSGRVECAAKYAEIIYDLHQNGHSVFIHDHRGQGLSTRLDENPHWGYVEDFNQYVSDFGSMIDDVLLPMLNENYVKADHNATNTEALMLNHALPPLHLLCHSMGSAIGVLLVKARPELFAKAVFCSPMFGITPPLPPWIANFLVRLGVRFNKLRGKRTSYFFGQSDYSPTAFYKNRLMSSKLRYEIFRRTYAEQPELQLGGVTYEWLNASLIAMKEIREQASKIEQPCLVLYSGADTVVANEDIEQVISDFKHCESTLIPEALHELLFEKDKFRTPVLTKILSYFSP, encoded by the coding sequence TTGTCCGAAAATCAACATAGCGATGACATGCAGTTAACGAAAGAGACAGAATTGCCAGAAAAGTTTGATAGCGTTATCAAACCCTGGTTCAAAACCAAGATGACGTCTGGGTTTTGGACTTTAGCTGACGGCACTTCGCTGCATTATCGATATGCGCATCACAGTGCAGCCAAATCCATTATTGTAATTTCCTCTGGCCGCGTGGAGTGTGCAGCTAAATACGCCGAAATTATCTATGATTTACATCAAAATGGTCATTCGGTGTTTATTCATGATCATCGTGGTCAAGGCTTGTCTACTCGTTTAGATGAGAATCCTCACTGGGGTTATGTTGAGGATTTTAATCAGTATGTAAGTGATTTTGGCAGCATGATTGACGACGTTTTGCTGCCGATGTTAAATGAGAATTATGTAAAAGCGGATCACAATGCAACAAATACTGAAGCGCTAATGCTTAACCACGCGCTTCCACCACTGCATCTGCTTTGTCACTCAATGGGAAGCGCAATTGGTGTGTTGCTTGTGAAAGCTCGTCCTGAACTTTTTGCTAAAGCCGTTTTTTGCTCGCCTATGTTTGGGATAACCCCACCATTGCCGCCATGGATTGCAAACTTTTTAGTTCGACTTGGTGTTCGTTTCAACAAGTTGAGAGGAAAACGGACGAGTTACTTTTTTGGGCAAAGCGACTACAGTCCAACCGCGTTCTACAAAAACCGTTTGATGAGCAGTAAGCTTAGATATGAGATTTTTCGTAGAACCTATGCAGAGCAACCTGAGTTGCAGTTAGGTGGAGTAACCTACGAATGGTTAAATGCGTCTTTAATTGCGATGAAAGAAATACGTGAACAGGCCAGCAAAATTGAACAGCCTTGCCTTGTTCTCTATTCTGGCGCCGACACGGTAGTGGCGAATGAAGATATTGAACAGGTAATCAGTGACTTCAAACACTGTGAATCAACATTGATACCCGAAGCATTGCATGAGTTACTATTCGAAAAAGACAAGTTTAGAACGCCTGTTTTAACGAAAATACTGAGTTATTTTTCACCGTAG
- a CDS encoding YgaP family membrane protein, with protein MNLPVKNLCLADRVIRGGLSLSLLVFAVLWAEQIGDVVLQVLIIIFAGLNFISFAIGWCPVYKLANISTCKK; from the coding sequence ATGAACCTACCAGTGAAGAACTTATGTTTGGCAGACCGGGTTATCAGAGGCGGCTTAAGCCTTAGCCTGTTAGTTTTCGCAGTACTTTGGGCTGAGCAAATTGGTGATGTCGTGCTACAAGTGCTTATTATTATTTTTGCAGGATTAAATTTCATTTCATTTGCTATTGGCTGGTGTCCTGTCTATAAATTGGCAAATATTTCTACCTGTAAGAAATAA
- a CDS encoding putative bifunctional diguanylate cyclase/phosphodiesterase → MSKLHSAISDISLRRRLIIGSISLAIAVSIIFIVVAYRLASDLAESTEVKQFNKQFSWLFEEFEVLLDNNQSPNQLIDALKDTRSYKSIESDIVAIDIISQQQKFAENNTVNQSMILNELKELDFPESANGTYFLNEQRLFWQFQRTPENTFSLLVVYKISSLEAALEYVAKRLSITAFLTFWLAIWAALTMSALITKRFEDNRKKLAFLAMHDSLSGLKNRAYLHDFFDNEIEHKLSISSTENGPIGALLIIDLNKFKDVNDTFGHAVGDDLLKVISSRLQALIADKDLLVRYGGDEFVIWFTMEASRDVNLLVSDILHCCSLPVPLVDSPFEVGASIGIAYCPQDGNKLDTLCKNADIAMYQAKKMRNGFAFYQKQLPNFSERQVLLRGQLSQALELKQFVLVYQPKVSLPDGKIVGLEALARWQHPIDGLLSPAVFIDLIEQSDAIHSFSRFVISEAIRQGKEWLDMSISLPISINLSAYNLADTDIVPYLREQLALYQLPAHLLEVELTESASMIDVEVTQRAFAELRSLGVKISIDDFGTGMSSFAYLRELDMDYVKIDRSFVASMMLDRRNELVVKGIISMCHDLDRKVIAEGIETKEQAQKLCELGCRFGQGYYFGRPASAIDITEGLVSTPGDKVI, encoded by the coding sequence TTGTCCAAACTACATTCGGCTATATCTGACATCAGCTTAAGGCGACGATTGATTATTGGCTCAATCAGCTTGGCGATTGCAGTATCTATCATTTTTATTGTAGTCGCCTATCGTTTAGCAAGTGACTTAGCTGAATCAACCGAAGTAAAACAGTTTAACAAACAATTTAGTTGGCTTTTTGAAGAGTTCGAAGTGTTACTCGATAATAATCAAAGCCCAAATCAACTCATTGATGCCTTAAAAGACACGCGCTCCTATAAAAGCATAGAAAGTGACATCGTTGCAATTGATATCATATCTCAACAACAGAAGTTTGCCGAAAATAATACGGTCAATCAGTCTATGATTTTAAATGAGCTTAAAGAATTAGACTTTCCTGAATCCGCGAATGGGACGTATTTTCTAAATGAACAACGTTTGTTTTGGCAATTTCAACGCACGCCAGAAAACACATTTTCTCTCTTAGTCGTATATAAAATTAGTAGCTTAGAAGCGGCTCTTGAATATGTTGCTAAGCGATTATCAATTACGGCTTTTTTAACTTTTTGGCTAGCAATATGGGCAGCCTTAACAATGTCAGCACTGATTACTAAGCGTTTCGAAGATAATCGTAAAAAGCTCGCTTTTCTAGCAATGCACGACAGTCTTTCCGGTTTAAAAAATCGCGCCTATTTACATGACTTTTTTGATAACGAAATAGAGCATAAATTATCAATTTCTTCGACTGAGAATGGCCCCATTGGGGCTTTGTTAATAATCGACTTAAACAAATTTAAAGACGTAAATGATACTTTTGGTCATGCAGTTGGCGATGACTTGTTAAAAGTTATCTCGTCTCGCTTGCAAGCATTGATTGCCGATAAAGATTTATTGGTTCGCTATGGTGGTGATGAGTTCGTTATTTGGTTTACGATGGAAGCATCTCGAGATGTTAATCTTTTAGTCTCTGATATACTTCATTGTTGCTCTCTTCCTGTGCCGCTAGTGGATTCACCGTTTGAAGTAGGGGCAAGTATCGGGATTGCTTATTGTCCGCAAGACGGCAACAAACTAGATACCTTATGTAAAAATGCTGATATAGCAATGTATCAAGCAAAAAAGATGCGAAATGGATTCGCGTTTTACCAAAAACAATTGCCGAACTTTAGTGAGAGGCAAGTGCTGCTGCGTGGACAGCTATCTCAGGCCCTCGAATTAAAACAATTTGTGCTCGTCTATCAACCTAAAGTGTCACTGCCTGACGGTAAAATTGTCGGCTTAGAAGCACTTGCCCGCTGGCAGCATCCTATAGATGGATTGTTATCCCCAGCTGTATTTATCGATTTGATCGAGCAAAGTGACGCAATACACAGCTTTAGTAGATTTGTTATTTCAGAAGCGATTAGACAGGGCAAAGAGTGGTTAGATATGTCAATTTCTCTGCCTATTTCTATAAATTTGTCAGCATATAATTTAGCCGACACTGACATAGTGCCCTATTTAAGAGAGCAGCTAGCGCTCTATCAGTTGCCAGCTCATTTGTTGGAAGTGGAGTTAACAGAAAGTGCTAGTATGATTGATGTGGAAGTTACTCAAAGAGCCTTTGCTGAATTACGTTCACTTGGAGTCAAAATATCTATCGATGATTTTGGAACTGGAATGAGCTCTTTTGCATATCTGCGCGAGCTTGATATGGATTATGTAAAAATAGATCGTTCCTTTGTTGCTTCTATGATGCTAGATAGGCGCAATGAATTAGTCGTTAAAGGTATTATTTCAATGTGCCATGATCTAGATAGAAAGGTTATTGCTGAGGGCATTGAAACGAAAGAACAGGCTCAAAAACTTTGTGAGCTAGGGTGTCGCTTTGGGCAAGGATACTATTTTGGACGCCCCGCTAGTGCTATAGATATCACTGAAGGTTTAGTCAGCACACCTGGGGATAAAGTTATTTAA
- a CDS encoding tRNA (cytidine(34)-2'-O)-methyltransferase encodes MFHIALFEPQIAPNTGNAIRLCSNNGCHLHLIEPLGFSMEEKQLRRASLDYRDLANVTIHKNYDAFLQEMGPRRIFALTTKGSIPHNEPTYQEGDVLLFGSETSGLPDDIRDAFAPDRRIRIPMLANARSLNLSNSIAIVSYEAWRQLDFSMPVTKL; translated from the coding sequence ATGTTTCATATCGCGCTTTTCGAACCCCAAATTGCACCGAACACCGGTAATGCCATCAGGCTTTGCTCTAACAATGGATGCCATTTGCACCTAATTGAGCCTCTTGGTTTTAGCATGGAAGAAAAGCAGTTGAGACGAGCCTCTCTTGATTATCGTGATTTAGCAAACGTGACTATTCATAAAAATTACGATGCATTTTTACAAGAAATGGGGCCGCGCAGAATTTTTGCGTTAACCACCAAAGGCTCCATTCCGCATAACGAACCGACTTATCAGGAGGGTGACGTTCTTCTATTTGGCTCAGAAACCTCAGGCTTACCTGATGATATCCGTGACGCTTTTGCTCCAGATCGCCGGATTAGGATCCCAATGCTAGCGAATGCCCGCAGCCTCAACCTCTCTAATTCCATTGCGATTGTAAGCTATGAAGCTTGGCGTCAGCTTGATTTTAGTATGCCTGTTACAAAGCTATAG
- the gpsA gene encoding NAD(P)H-dependent glycerol-3-phosphate dehydrogenase, whose amino-acid sequence MDNNFTANTAVIGAGSYGTALAFVLARNGNPTVLWGRDENHVSTMRETRRNDKYLPDAVFPDALSVSANLKETVESAKDILVVVPSHAFKENLEAIKPFLNEQHRLIWATKGLEPGTGRILQEVAIDVLGGSIPIAVVSGPTFAKEMVAGLPTAITLSSTDTELCESFSQKLHCSKGFRVYKNDDLIGVQLGGAVKNVIAIGAGLADGLGFGANARTALITRGLAEMSRLGLAIGAKQETFMGMAGLGDLVLTCTDNQSRNRRFGLALGKGMTVDAAIESIGQVVEGYRNTDEVRLLSQANDIEMPICEQIYQVLYNGKSAKEAAIALLSREQKQE is encoded by the coding sequence ATGGATAACAATTTTACAGCAAACACAGCAGTCATCGGTGCCGGCTCTTATGGCACCGCGCTCGCCTTTGTTTTAGCGCGAAACGGTAATCCAACGGTACTGTGGGGACGTGATGAAAACCACGTTTCCACAATGCGTGAAACTCGACGCAACGATAAATACCTGCCCGATGCAGTATTCCCTGATGCCCTATCAGTTTCAGCCAATCTTAAAGAAACGGTAGAGAGCGCTAAAGACATACTTGTCGTCGTACCAAGTCACGCCTTCAAAGAAAACCTAGAAGCAATAAAGCCATTTTTAAATGAGCAACACCGACTAATTTGGGCAACCAAAGGTCTTGAACCTGGCACAGGTAGAATCTTGCAAGAAGTCGCCATAGACGTATTGGGCGGCAGCATTCCTATTGCCGTAGTGTCTGGCCCAACATTCGCTAAAGAAATGGTTGCTGGGCTGCCCACCGCTATTACCTTGTCTTCTACCGACACTGAACTTTGCGAGTCGTTTTCTCAAAAACTGCACTGCTCAAAAGGATTTCGTGTTTATAAAAACGATGATTTAATTGGCGTTCAGCTGGGCGGAGCTGTCAAAAATGTTATTGCGATAGGAGCGGGTCTGGCCGATGGGCTTGGCTTTGGTGCTAATGCCCGCACAGCCTTGATTACCCGCGGACTTGCTGAAATGAGCCGGCTTGGTTTAGCTATCGGCGCAAAGCAAGAAACGTTCATGGGAATGGCCGGCTTAGGTGACCTCGTGTTAACGTGCACCGACAATCAATCTCGAAACCGACGGTTCGGTCTAGCACTTGGGAAAGGAATGACCGTCGACGCAGCAATTGAAAGTATTGGCCAAGTTGTTGAAGGCTACCGCAACACTGACGAAGTAAGGTTACTTTCTCAGGCCAACGATATTGAGATGCCCATTTGTGAGCAAATATATCAGGTACTTTATAATGGCAAATCTGCCAAAGAAGCTGCTATTGCATTGTTGAGCCGCGAACAAAAACAAGAATAA
- the secB gene encoding protein-export chaperone SecB: MAEENNTPAAAPEQAQQSAQFSVQRIYTRDISFETPNSPAIFQKEWKPEVKLDIDTRTNEIDANLYEVILSITVTATLGEETAFLCEVQQAGIFAVGDMPDQNKAHTLGSFCPNMLFPYAREAVSNLVNRGTFPPLNLAPVNFDAIFAAYMQKRAEQGGAAPDAPQQLDA, encoded by the coding sequence ATGGCTGAAGAAAACAACACACCCGCAGCAGCACCAGAACAAGCTCAGCAAAGCGCGCAATTCAGCGTTCAACGAATTTATACAAGAGACATCTCGTTTGAAACGCCCAATAGCCCTGCCATTTTTCAAAAAGAATGGAAGCCTGAAGTGAAGCTTGATATCGACACACGTACAAACGAAATTGATGCTAATTTGTATGAAGTGATTCTATCAATCACCGTTACCGCAACGCTTGGCGAAGAAACCGCATTTTTATGTGAAGTTCAGCAGGCCGGTATCTTTGCTGTAGGCGACATGCCGGATCAAAATAAAGCACACACATTAGGTTCTTTCTGCCCGAATATGTTATTCCCATATGCACGTGAAGCGGTGTCGAATTTAGTTAACCGTGGTACTTTCCCGCCGCTCAACCTAGCACCGGTAAATTTCGACGCGATATTTGCAGCATACATGCAAAAGCGTGCAGAGCAAGGCGGCGCAGCACCTGATGCACCGCAACAGCTTGACGCATAG
- the grxC gene encoding glutaredoxin 3, protein MQKVELFTKGYCPYCSRAKALLEQKGVTFTDHEIDKKPELRPVMIERANGRTTVPQIFIGETHVGGCDDLFALESAGKLEALLNA, encoded by the coding sequence ATGCAAAAAGTAGAATTATTTACCAAAGGTTATTGTCCGTATTGCTCGCGCGCAAAGGCGCTATTAGAGCAGAAAGGGGTTACTTTCACTGACCATGAAATAGACAAAAAACCAGAATTACGTCCTGTCATGATCGAACGTGCAAACGGTCGAACCACGGTTCCCCAAATTTTTATTGGCGAAACCCATGTAGGCGGCTGCGATGATTTATTCGCACTAGAATCGGCAGGCAAACTTGAGGCTCTACTTAACGCATAA
- a CDS encoding rhodanese-like domain-containing protein — MDQIIEFATSTPLISILSIAWVALVVLIIYSYVGAALSPIKELSTHDATLLMNKEDAVILDIRAPKEFKAGHILGSRQIKPEELKDGNFAKLEKSKDKPIIVVCAMGSTAKKTASQLLKAGFEKVSVLKGGMSAWQSASLPVSK; from the coding sequence ATGGACCAGATAATAGAGTTTGCTACCAGTACGCCATTGATTTCAATTTTATCAATCGCCTGGGTAGCGCTAGTCGTACTTATCATTTATTCCTATGTTGGTGCAGCATTGTCACCAATCAAAGAACTTTCAACGCATGACGCTACCTTGCTCATGAATAAAGAAGACGCTGTGATACTCGATATTCGCGCGCCAAAAGAATTCAAAGCAGGACATATCTTAGGTTCTAGGCAAATAAAGCCGGAAGAACTGAAAGACGGAAACTTCGCAAAACTTGAAAAATCAAAAGATAAACCCATTATCGTAGTCTGTGCGATGGGTTCCACTGCGAAAAAGACAGCATCACAGTTGTTGAAAGCAGGGTTTGAGAAAGTTAGCGTTTTAAAAGGCGGAATGAGTGCATGGCAGTCAGCCAGCCTTCCCGTCTCAAAATAA